In Larimichthys crocea isolate SSNF chromosome VI, L_crocea_2.0, whole genome shotgun sequence, one genomic interval encodes:
- the rereb gene encoding arginine-glutamic acid dipeptide repeats protein isoform X4: MDDLFSPRRSLNSTQGEIRVGPSHQAKLPELQPRPAPGLQTQTESEELMWTPGVNDCDLLMYLRAARSMAAFAGMCDGGSTEDGCLAASRDDTTLNALNMLHASHYDAAKALQRLVKKPLPRLIEKCWSEDDVKRFIKGLRQYGKNFFRIRKDFLPSKKTGELITFYYHWKKTPEAAGTRAYRQQRRQPSSRKAKTRSAAAPVNTPSRNYSVDASSASEDDLDSEDSEQEIKSCSHCGATSSKDWHHGGRDNLLLCTTCRTYENKHGCLPPSPKSAGAPFMFKPVKEEEEVNSKHGMRTRRSRAPQLSSLRSGHRRLTGSPTSEDQQSSSQPSPSGAASLRSSSTDNKNESSRKTNKKIKEEVASPKTTKRVRESPAQEPDEPDKVTPKRPKTQDPQGSRSEGEAEVEEESSSESRSAQDDGSSDTKDIDQDNRSSSPSIPSPQQGNESDSDSSAQPNGVPSEPVAPAAVLADTPVPEALPSQGPPVTPQQTQSMPSADPAQSPPPPSPDAPQPAAAASLSGRPQPVSHSLPGPLPLPPALGQDFPLSPAFQVPPALSSAQPHGPSSQASQRPPPFFRESQLPQPPLSGPQIKPPPTTPIPPSHKQMPHQSSTPFPQMPSNLPPPPALKPLNSLPNQHPPGAPPPPLQLMPQPLPMQSLSTQLPVISQVQTHPGKTMTSSHSPAAASQPPTSVTSSTIGPGPVPTLQPSFPPLPLRPSPGTTSGGSQIQIKEEPLDEMEEAESPPSPPRSPSPEPTVINMASHASQSARFIKHLDRGYNSCARTDLFFTPLSSSKLAKKREEAVEKSRREAELSARQEREREKDREREREREADRNARASSSSHDSRMSEAQMVVQGHGRPSFEPPPTTVAAVPPYIGPDTPALRTLSEYARPHVMSPTNRNHPFYVSLGPGDPLLAYHMPGLYSAEPSLRERELRNLRERELRERMKPGFEVKPPDLETLHPSANPMEHFARHGAIALPHIPGPPHHFAPFHPGLNHLERERMALAAPQLRPELSYAERLTAERLHAERMASVATDPAARLQMLNVTPHHHQHSHIHSHLHLHQQDPLGQGSSPHPLVDPLATGPRLARFPFPGGPIPNPLLNDLPHEHEMLRHPLFGAAYPRELQGTIPQMSAAHQLQAMHAQSAELQRMAMEQQWLHGHHLHGGPLPSQEDYYR; this comes from the exons ATGGACGACCTGTTCAGTCCGCGGAG gAGCCTGAACAGCACACAGGGCGAGATAAGAGTGGGACCAAGTCATCAG GCCAAACTCCCAGAGTTGCAGCCGCGGCCTGCTCCTGGTCTACAGACTCAGACAGAGAGCGAGGAGTTGATGTGGACGCCTGGTGTCAATGACTGCGACCTTCTCATGTACCTCAGAGCTGCCAG gAGCATGGCAGCGTTTGCAGGGATGTGCGATGGTGGCTCCACAGAGGATGGATGTTTAGCAGCCTCCCGCGATGATACCACACTCAATGCACTCAACATG CTCCACGCAAGTCATTACGATGCGGCAAAAGCTCTGCAGCGTCTGGTGAAGAAGCCTCTGCCGAGGCTCATTGAGAAATGCTGGTCGGAGGATGATGTG AAACGCTTCATCAAAGGCCTGAGACAGTATGGAAAGAATTTCTTCCGCATCCGCAAAGACTTTCTCCCCAGCAAAAAGACT GGGGAGTTGATCACTTTCTATTACCACTGGAAGAAAACTCCTGAGGCTGCAGGAACAAGAGCTTATCGACAACAGCGCAGGCAGCCGTCCTCTCGCAAAGCAAAGACTCGCTCTGCGGCAGCTCCCGTCAACACGCCATCACGAAACTACTCAG TGGATGCAAGTTCTGCCAGCGAGGATGATCTGGATAGTGAAGACAGTGAGCAAGAAATCAAGAGCTGCAGCCACTGCGGTGCAACAA GCTCTAAGGATTGGCACCATGGGGGAAGAGACAACCTGTTGCTGTGCACGACTTGTCGCACATACGAAAACAAACACGGATGTCTGCCGCCGTCTCCAAAATCTGCAGGCGCTCCATTCATGTTTAAACCtgttaaagaggaagaagaagtgaacAGCAAGCATGGCATGAGGACACGGCGAAGCAGAGCACCT cagctgtCATCTTTAAGAAGTGGCCACAGGAGGCTCACAGGCTCCCCGACCAGTGAGGATCAGCAGTCCAGTAGCCAGCCGTCACCGAGTGGAGCAGCTTCTTTGAGATCGTCTTCGACAGATAATAAGAACGAATCCAGCAGGAAGACCAACAAG AAGATAAAAGAGGAGGTGGCGTcaccaaagacaacaaaacGAGTACGAGAGAGTCCTGCTCAGGAGCCCGACGAGCCAGATAAGGTTACACCTAAAAGGCCGAAGACACAG GATCCACAGGGCTCCCGGTCAGAGGGAGAGGCCgaggtagaggaggagagcTCTTCAGAAAGCCGCAGTGCTCAGGACGATGGCAGCAGCGACACCAAAGACATCGATCAGGACAACCGCAGCTCCTCTCCGAGCATTCCCAGCCCTCAACAGGGCAACGAGAGCGACTCTGACTCGTCTGCTCAGCCGAACGGCGTCCCATCAGAGCCTGTTGCTCCTGCTGCCGTGTTGGCCGACACACCAGTCCCGGAGGCCCTCCCCTCTCAGGGCCCTCCCGTCACTCCTCAGCAAACACAAAGCATGCCCTCAGCTGATCCTGCTCagagcccccctcctccttctccagaCGCCCCccagcctgctgctgcagcgaGCCTGAGTGGCCGACCACAGCCTGTTTCTCATTCTCTTCCTGGCCCactgcctcttccaccagcaCTGGGTCAGgactttcctctttctccagcaTTTCAGGTCCCACCTGCGCTCAGCTCTGCACAGCCTCATGGCCCGTCTTCTCAGGCCTCCCAGCGACCCCCACCCTTTTTTAGGGAGTCTCAGCTCCCTCAGCCTCCTCTGTCTGGCCCACAAATCAAGCCTCCTCCCACCACTCCAATTCCACCTTCACACAAGCAGATGCCACACCAGTCATCTACACCTTTCCCTCAGATGCCCTCCAATCTCCCCCCACCTCCAGCTCTAAAGCCCCTCAACTCTCTGCCCAACCAGCATCCCCCAGgtgctccccctcctcctcttcagctcaTGCCACAACCTTTGCCGATGCAGTCTCTTTCTACCCAACTTCCAGTGATCTCTCAGGTGCAGACCCACCCTGGAAAAACCATGACTTCCTCTCACTCACCTGCTGCAGCCTCACAGCCTCCCACCTCCGTAACATCTTCTACTATCGGCCCTGGACCTGTCCCGACCCTGCAGCCGTCATTCCCGCCTCTTCCGCTGAGACCCTCGCCGGGCACCACATCAGGAGGATCACAAATTCAGATCAAAGAAGAGCCACTGGACGAGATGGAAGAGGCTGAGAGCCCGCCGTCTCCACCTAGGAGCCCCTCGCCAGAGCCCACCGTTATCAACATGGCAAGCCATGCCAGCCAGTCTGCACG CTTTATCAAACACCTTGATCGCGGTTACAACTCCTGCGCGAGAACGGACCTGTTTTTCACTCCGCTTTCATCCTCGAAGCTGGCCAAGAAAAGGGAGGAGGCGGTGGAAAAGTCGAGGAGGGAGGCCGAGCTCAGTGCTCGGCAGGAACGCGAGAgggagaaggacagagagagagaaagagaaagggaagcAGACAGAAATGCG AGAGCCTCCAGCTCATCACACGACAGTCGTATGAGTGAGGCTCAGATGGTGGTTCAGGGCCACGGACGCCCCTCCTTTGAGCCGCCGCCCactactgtagctgctgtgccCCCCTACATCGGCCCCGACACACCTGCCCTGCGCACACTGAGTGAATACGCCAGACCCCATGTCATGTCGCCCACCAACCGTAATCACCCGTTCTATGTGTCACTGGGCCCTGGCGACCCCTTGCTGGCCTACCATATGCCCGGCTTGTACAGCGCTGAACCCAGCCTCAGAGAGCGCGAGCTGAGGAACCTCCGAGAGAGGGAGCTCCGCGAGAGGATGAAGCCCGGCTTTGAGGTCAAGCCCCCAGACCTGGAAACTTTACACCCCTCAGCCAACCCCATGGAGCACTTTGCCAGACACGGGGCAATCGCTCTTCCACACATTCCCGGACCTCCCCACCACTTTGCACCCTTCCATCCTGGGCTGAACCAtctggagagggagaggatggcGCTGGCGGCACCTCAGCTGCGCCCAGAGCTGAGTTACGCCGAGCGGCTCACTGCGGAGCGGCTTCACGCTGAGAGGATGGCATCTGTGGCGACCGACCCTGCTGCCAGGCTGCAAATGCTCAACGTGACGCCGCATCATCATCAGCACTCTCACATTCACTCgcacctccacctgcaccaACAGGATCCGCTCGGTCAAG GTTCAAGCCCACATCCTTTAGTGGACCCCCTGGCAACAGGACCACGTTTGGCCCGGTTCCCCTTCCCTGGTGGCCCGATCCCTAACCCGTTACTCAACGACCTTCCTCATGAACATGAGATGCTGCGCCACCCACTCTTCG GAGCTGCATATCCACGAGAGCTGCAGGGCACGATTCCTCAGATGTCTGCTGCTCACCAGCTCCAGGCCATGCATGCTcagtctgcagagctgcagaggatgGCTATGGAGCAGCAGTGGCTGCATGGGCATCACCTGCATGGAGGCCCTCTACCGAGCCAGGAAGATTACTACAGGTGA